A single region of the Chryseobacterium sp. 6424 genome encodes:
- the mazG gene encoding nucleoside triphosphate pyrophosphohydrolase, whose translation MNTKEQKLEAFSRLLDIMDDLREKCPWDKKQTLQSLRHLTLEEVYELSDALLQEDLPEIKKELGDVLLHLVFYAKIGSEKESFDIADVINSLNEKLIFRHPHIYGDTHVKDEEEVKQNWEKLKLKEGNRSVLSGVSKGTPSIVKAYRIQEKVKGIGFEFPDAEEAWKKVEEELQEFHTEKDPQKKEGELGDLFFSLINYARLTGINPDSALERTNLKFIKRFQKMEQLAKEEKRELSDMSLTQMDELWEKAKKDVL comes from the coding sequence ATGAATACCAAAGAACAGAAACTTGAAGCCTTCTCGCGCTTGCTTGATATCATGGATGACTTGCGCGAAAAATGCCCTTGGGATAAAAAGCAAACCCTGCAATCGCTGCGCCATCTAACGCTGGAGGAAGTCTATGAACTTTCAGACGCTTTACTACAGGAAGACCTGCCCGAAATTAAAAAAGAACTCGGCGATGTGCTGCTGCATCTGGTGTTTTACGCAAAAATTGGTTCTGAGAAAGAGAGTTTCGATATCGCGGATGTTATAAATTCCCTTAACGAAAAACTTATATTCCGGCATCCGCACATCTATGGCGATACCCATGTAAAAGATGAGGAAGAAGTGAAACAGAATTGGGAGAAACTGAAACTTAAAGAAGGTAACCGCTCCGTACTTTCCGGTGTCAGCAAAGGTACACCGAGTATCGTAAAAGCCTATCGCATACAGGAGAAAGTAAAAGGCATCGGTTTCGAGTTTCCGGATGCCGAGGAAGCCTGGAAAAAAGTTGAGGAAGAACTGCAAGAATTTCATACCGAAAAAGATCCTCAGAAGAAAGAAGGAGAACTTGGCGACCTTTTTTTCTCATTGATCAATTACGCCAGACTCACCGGCATCAATCCAGATTCTGCTTTGGAACGTACCAACCTGAAATTCATTAAACGTTTTCAGAAAATGGAGCAGCTCGCAAAAGAAGAAAAACGCGAACTGTCGGATATGTCACTCACCCAAATGGATGAATTATGGGAAAAAGCAAAGAAAGACGTGTTGTAA
- a CDS encoding serine hydrolase has product MSRRFTLLFVLFSVMVFAQADEKKIDELIQQTLKTFDVPGISVGIIKDGKTVYAKGFGQRSLLTQQKMDENTLVGIASNSKGFTGTALAILADEGKLSFDDKVIKYIPEFRMYDPYVTQEVTIKDLITHRAGLGLGQGDLMFFPEGGPLTVNDIIHNIRYLKPEHSFRATLDYNNIMFIVAGEVIRRVSGLTWAEFIEQRIMKPVGMAASFGNYNRAKAAGVTNIIDAHAPVNGKAVAVPHDWNETADAAGGIISNITDMTLWADFLMNGFTTKDGKKLVSDKQIQQLWNLHINTPVAIKNTYDSNFAGYGLGWFLTDVKGYQQVYHTGGLIGTVTQFTLIPDLKLGIIVLTNQQSGAAFTAITNTIKDAYLGIEDRNWLKTLADRMAKMNSDYEKGKKEVFAKSAAFKKEKNLQPTAKQFTGTYRDAWFGDVTITQEGNTYRIFCKNSPRLKGELLPYSQNTFIAKWDDRSYDADAFVIFSYDENGKAQSAKMKPISDITDFSFDFEDLDLQRQP; this is encoded by the coding sequence ATGTCACGCAGATTCACTTTATTATTTGTATTGTTCTCTGTTATGGTCTTTGCACAGGCCGATGAGAAAAAGATTGATGAACTTATTCAACAGACTTTAAAGACCTTTGATGTACCGGGTATTTCTGTCGGTATTATAAAAGACGGCAAAACGGTGTATGCTAAAGGTTTCGGGCAACGCTCGCTGCTTACCCAACAGAAAATGGATGAAAATACGCTGGTAGGCATAGCCTCTAACTCCAAAGGGTTTACCGGTACCGCGCTGGCCATTCTTGCTGATGAGGGCAAACTGAGTTTTGATGATAAAGTGATAAAATATATCCCCGAATTCAGGATGTATGATCCCTATGTAACGCAAGAAGTCACCATCAAGGATCTTATCACTCACCGCGCCGGTCTCGGGCTAGGACAGGGCGACCTGATGTTTTTCCCGGAAGGCGGGCCACTGACAGTAAATGACATCATACACAATATACGTTACCTGAAGCCAGAACATTCTTTCCGCGCTACACTTGATTATAACAACATCATGTTCATTGTTGCCGGCGAGGTCATCCGCAGGGTTTCAGGACTTACTTGGGCAGAATTTATTGAACAGCGCATCATGAAACCGGTGGGAATGGCTGCCAGTTTCGGTAATTACAATCGTGCAAAAGCAGCCGGCGTCACCAACATTATTGACGCTCATGCGCCTGTAAACGGCAAGGCGGTAGCCGTACCACATGACTGGAACGAGACCGCGGATGCAGCGGGTGGCATCATCAGTAATATTACCGATATGACGCTGTGGGCAGACTTTCTGATGAATGGTTTTACCACCAAAGACGGTAAGAAGCTGGTTTCTGACAAACAAATACAACAACTGTGGAATCTGCACATCAATACGCCTGTCGCGATAAAAAACACCTACGACTCTAACTTTGCGGGGTACGGCCTCGGTTGGTTTTTAACCGACGTGAAGGGATATCAGCAGGTGTATCACACGGGCGGACTCATCGGTACCGTTACACAGTTTACCCTCATCCCTGATCTGAAACTCGGTATCATCGTCCTAACCAACCAACAAAGCGGCGCCGCTTTCACTGCCATTACCAATACTATTAAAGATGCTTATTTAGGGATTGAGGACCGCAACTGGCTGAAAACCCTCGCTGACCGAATGGCTAAAATGAACTCAGATTACGAAAAAGGTAAAAAAGAGGTGTTCGCCAAGTCGGCTGCCTTTAAGAAAGAGAAAAACCTGCAGCCTACAGCAAAACAGTTCACTGGTACCTACCGCGATGCCTGGTTTGGCGATGTAACCATTACGCAGGAAGGGAATACTTACCGCATCTTCTGCAAAAACTCACCACGATTGAAAGGCGAGTTACTGCCTTATTCCCAAAATACCTTTATCGCAAAGTGGGATGACCGAAGCTATGATGCAGACGCTTTCGTGATCTTCAGTTATGATGAAAACGGCAAAGCCCAAAGTGCCAAGATGAAACCTATCTCGGATATTACGGACTTCAGTTTCGATTTCGAGGATCTGGATCTGCAAAGACAGCCTTAG
- a CDS encoding MFS transporter: protein MSKEQTFNSPTKKILPFILATAIFMQMLDSTILNTSLPSIAKDLNESPLDMQNAIISYVLTLAVFMPVSGFLADKFGTKKVFIFAVAIFSLGSLFCAASMNLTQLALSRVMQGIGGSLMTPVGRLALMRTFDKNELLPAMNYAIVPALIGPVLGPVVGGYMVDYLSWHWIFLINLPIGLAGILLSIRYMPNYQSEKINFDLKGFLIFASASLLLSVSLELFGTSSHTTPILFIFVLGFLMVFYYFWHASRTENPIFPLNLFQVRTFRVGILGNLATRLGISSIPLLLPLMIQIAYGESAVVSGWIVAPMALTAMAGKSTVIKILNKIGYRKTLMTNTFIIGILICVLGIPGIDSSIWWFVPIIAVMGFFNSIQFTSMNTIAIADLRNSHTSSGNSLLAVNQQLAIGFGIAFGLIVLKLFENNTQLMHGNPHMAFRYTFIVVGLLTILSGFVFRRLHYRDGENMRSEA from the coding sequence ATGTCAAAGGAACAGACCTTCAATTCTCCCACGAAAAAAATACTCCCCTTCATCCTTGCTACTGCTATCTTTATGCAAATGCTGGATTCTACGATTCTCAACACCTCGTTACCTTCCATCGCCAAAGATCTGAACGAGTCACCACTGGATATGCAGAACGCGATCATCAGTTATGTGCTTACGCTGGCTGTTTTCATGCCGGTAAGTGGCTTTCTGGCAGATAAATTTGGCACCAAAAAGGTTTTTATTTTCGCAGTCGCAATATTCAGTTTGGGCTCGCTGTTTTGTGCTGCATCTATGAATCTTACACAATTAGCACTTTCGCGTGTGATGCAGGGTATTGGCGGCAGCCTGATGACGCCTGTGGGCAGACTGGCGTTGATGAGGACTTTTGATAAGAATGAACTGTTACCCGCCATGAACTATGCGATTGTACCGGCATTGATAGGTCCCGTACTCGGTCCTGTAGTAGGCGGTTATATGGTTGATTACCTGTCGTGGCACTGGATTTTCCTGATTAACTTACCGATAGGTTTGGCGGGTATCTTGCTCAGCATTCGATATATGCCCAATTATCAGTCAGAGAAAATCAATTTCGACCTGAAGGGTTTTTTAATCTTCGCATCTGCTTCGCTGCTTCTGTCAGTCTCACTTGAACTTTTTGGCACTTCGTCTCACACAACACCCATCCTGTTTATTTTCGTACTCGGATTCTTAATGGTCTTTTACTATTTCTGGCATGCAAGCCGTACCGAAAACCCTATTTTTCCGCTCAATCTTTTCCAGGTGCGTACATTTCGGGTGGGTATCTTGGGTAATCTGGCGACACGGCTTGGGATTAGTTCCATACCGTTGTTGTTACCTTTGATGATACAAATTGCTTACGGAGAAAGTGCGGTAGTTTCCGGCTGGATAGTGGCACCGATGGCACTTACGGCGATGGCAGGAAAATCTACCGTCATTAAAATATTGAATAAAATTGGCTATCGTAAAACATTGATGACCAATACGTTTATTATTGGGATCTTGATCTGCGTTTTGGGTATTCCCGGAATCGATAGTTCGATTTGGTGGTTCGTACCGATTATCGCTGTCATGGGTTTCTTCAACTCCATACAGTTCACTTCTATGAATACCATTGCGATTGCCGACCTTCGCAACAGCCACACGAGCAGTGGAAATTCGCTGCTGGCCGTCAATCAGCAATTGGCCATCGGCTTTGGGATCGCATTCGGACTTATCGTGCTGAAGTTATTTGAAAATAACACCCAATTAATGCATGGCAACCCCCATATGGCTTTCCGATACACCTTCATCGTTGTAGGGTTACTGACGATTCTGTCAGGCTTTGTTTTCAGAAGACTGCATTACCGGGACGGCGAAAACATGCGTTCGGAAGCGTAA
- the pyrF gene encoding orotidine-5'-phosphate decarboxylase: MTSKKDFFLECYQLGIIKFGRFTLKSGIESPFYVDLRPLSSDPKILKRLANYLLDMLPLDNFDLICGVPYAALPMATAMSLESYLPLIIKRKEAKDYGTKKLIEGIYTKGQNCLLVEDVITSGKSLLETIPEIENEGISVSDIVVVLDRQQGGKELLESRGYRVHTLFTISEVCTMLQEEGHLCDDEVMRIQQFLNGNQVTFEDKKRLSYEQKLEAADHSVTKKLLEIAISKKTNLIASADVLTTNELLDLADRIGPHIVALKTHIDIITDFDPDTTILPLKDLATKHNFLLMEDRKFADIGNTQELQFSYGMYKISNWADFVTSHVIGGYNSLDCFLNVGVVAILGMSSTGTLTDRNYHTEALKVAQAHPNVIGGVSQQQLPDELLLFTPGISLAETGDTKGQQYHTPEHAFRNLHTDFIIVGRGIYKAEDAESAALQYKIAGWNAYQETL, translated from the coding sequence ATGACCAGTAAAAAAGATTTTTTTCTTGAATGCTACCAGCTTGGTATCATCAAATTTGGGCGCTTCACCCTTAAAAGTGGTATTGAAAGTCCGTTTTATGTAGACTTGCGTCCACTCTCCTCTGACCCGAAAATCCTCAAGCGACTCGCCAATTATCTGCTCGATATGTTACCGCTGGATAATTTCGATCTTATCTGTGGCGTGCCATATGCCGCGTTGCCGATGGCGACGGCCATGTCGCTGGAGAGCTATCTGCCACTCATCATTAAGAGAAAGGAGGCCAAAGACTACGGTACGAAAAAACTTATTGAGGGTATCTATACCAAAGGGCAAAACTGTTTGCTGGTGGAAGACGTTATTACCTCCGGGAAATCCCTGCTCGAAACGATTCCGGAGATTGAAAATGAAGGTATCAGCGTATCTGATATCGTCGTAGTTCTCGACCGCCAGCAGGGTGGCAAGGAACTGCTGGAAAGCCGCGGTTACCGCGTACACACTTTGTTCACCATTTCAGAAGTGTGTACCATGTTGCAGGAAGAAGGTCATTTATGTGATGATGAAGTCATGCGGATACAGCAGTTTCTAAACGGCAACCAAGTGACTTTTGAAGATAAAAAAAGACTTAGCTACGAACAGAAACTGGAAGCCGCAGATCATTCTGTCACCAAAAAGCTGCTCGAAATTGCCATATCGAAGAAAACAAACCTTATTGCCTCTGCTGATGTGCTGACGACTAATGAACTGCTCGACCTTGCCGACCGCATCGGGCCTCACATCGTCGCCCTAAAGACCCACATCGACATCATTACCGATTTCGATCCTGATACCACCATTCTCCCACTGAAAGACCTGGCGACAAAACACAACTTCCTGCTGATGGAAGACCGTAAATTCGCGGATATTGGCAATACGCAGGAACTTCAGTTTTCTTATGGGATGTACAAAATATCAAACTGGGCAGATTTCGTTACCTCACATGTCATTGGTGGCTACAATTCTTTAGATTGCTTCCTGAATGTTGGCGTAGTAGCCATATTAGGGATGTCTTCTACAGGTACGCTCACCGACCGCAATTATCATACAGAAGCACTTAAGGTCGCCCAGGCACATCCAAATGTCATTGGCGGTGTATCTCAACAACAGCTACCTGATGAGTTATTACTGTTCACACCCGGCATCAGCCTTGCTGAAACTGGTGACACCAAAGGGCAGCAATACCATACACCGGAACATGCATTCAGAAACCTGCATACAGATTTCATCATCGTAGGTCGCGGCATTTACAAAGCGGAAGATGCGGAAAGCGCAGCGCTGCAATACAAGATAGCAGGCTGGAATGCTTACCAAGAAACACTATAG
- the def gene encoding peptide deformylase, giving the protein MILPIRAFGDAVLRKQCQEISKDYPDLKELIENMFDTMNAAHGIGLAAPQVGLDIRLFIADLSPLADDEDYADIAHELKDFKKVFINARILEESGQEWKFNEGCLSIPNVREDVKRKETIVIEYYDEDFVKHTDTFSDMRARVIQHEYDHIEGILFTDHLSSLKKKLVKGRLMKITQGDVAVNYKMRFPK; this is encoded by the coding sequence ATGATTTTACCAATACGCGCTTTTGGCGACGCAGTACTACGCAAACAATGCCAGGAAATCAGTAAAGATTACCCGGACCTGAAAGAACTGATTGAGAATATGTTCGATACCATGAACGCTGCCCACGGCATCGGGCTCGCAGCCCCGCAGGTAGGCCTGGATATCCGCCTTTTCATAGCCGATCTTTCGCCACTTGCCGATGATGAGGATTACGCAGATATTGCGCACGAACTGAAAGATTTTAAAAAAGTATTCATTAACGCACGCATCCTAGAAGAATCCGGCCAGGAGTGGAAGTTTAACGAAGGCTGCCTCTCAATCCCCAATGTACGCGAGGATGTGAAGCGAAAAGAAACCATCGTTATTGAATATTATGACGAAGATTTCGTAAAGCATACCGATACATTCTCCGACATGCGTGCCCGTGTAATACAACACGAATACGACCATATAGAGGGGATTTTGTTTACCGATCATCTCAGTTCGCTGAAGAAAAAACTGGTGAAAGGGCGCCTGATGAAAATTACCCAAGGCGATGTGGCCGTAAACTATAAGATGAGGTTCCCGAAATAG
- a CDS encoding SixA phosphatase family protein: MKTLILIRHAKSDWPEDTEDFDRPLAETGVENALKMARHLIDNHIQIDKFITSPALRTLNTCKIFNQCYLIDMETNKKLYNPNESNFESVIYDLPDDVTSVALFSHNNGISNFANTMSDQVLSLPTCGVAGFTLNCDSWSEFDQASKKLSFYFEPKNL; the protein is encoded by the coding sequence ATGAAAACACTGATCCTGATTCGCCATGCCAAAAGCGACTGGCCTGAGGACACCGAGGATTTTGACCGGCCCCTGGCCGAAACAGGAGTTGAAAATGCCCTGAAAATGGCGCGTCACCTAATAGATAATCACATACAGATTGATAAGTTTATCACCAGCCCCGCCCTTCGTACGCTGAATACGTGTAAGATCTTCAACCAGTGCTACCTGATTGATATGGAGACCAATAAGAAACTCTACAACCCCAATGAAAGCAACTTCGAATCGGTGATCTATGACCTGCCAGATGATGTAACATCGGTAGCGCTGTTTTCACATAATAATGGCATCTCGAATTTTGCCAATACAATGAGCGATCAGGTACTTTCGTTACCCACCTGTGGTGTTGCCGGTTTCACGCTGAACTGTGATTCGTGGAGCGAGTTCGATCAGGCCTCCAAAAAACTTTCATTCTATTTCGAACCCAAAAATCTTTAA
- the ruvX gene encoding Holliday junction resolvase RuvX, protein MGQILAIDYGKARCGLAATDDLQLIASGLETVATPKILDYLQNYLKIHTVEAIVVGLPTDLKGQLSEIEQEILGFIEKFKTMFPTVPVYRFDERFTSKMASFYISQSGKTKKKREEKGLIDKISATIILQNFLEQKK, encoded by the coding sequence ATGGGACAAATCCTCGCGATAGATTACGGAAAGGCAAGATGCGGACTGGCAGCTACAGACGATCTTCAGCTAATCGCTTCGGGATTGGAGACTGTGGCGACCCCAAAAATCCTGGATTACCTACAGAACTATCTGAAAATACACACGGTAGAGGCTATTGTGGTAGGACTTCCCACCGACCTGAAAGGCCAGCTTTCCGAGATAGAGCAGGAAATCCTTGGCTTTATAGAAAAATTTAAAACCATGTTCCCCACGGTACCCGTGTACCGGTTTGATGAAAGGTTTACCTCTAAAATGGCTTCATTTTATATTTCGCAAAGCGGAAAAACCAAGAAGAAAAGAGAGGAGAAAGGATTAATAGATAAAATAAGCGCCACCATTATTTTACAGAATTTTTTAGAACAGAAGAAATGA
- a CDS encoding DUF5606 domain-containing protein: protein MQLEKIISISGKPGLYKLISQLKNGFIVEDVLTKKKLSIGNTSQVSLLDNIAMFTFDKEVPLFDVFENIAKNYEYKETISHKSSDAELRAFMLTALPDYDTDRVYVSDIKKLAQWYNILSKAGYITPESFVKAEETTEEKQEEPIATEKKETKKAAPKTEKAATPKVKATAAKAAPKSTPRKMG, encoded by the coding sequence ATGCAGTTAGAAAAAATAATTTCAATCTCTGGCAAACCGGGATTATACAAATTAATTTCGCAGTTGAAAAACGGCTTTATCGTTGAAGATGTTTTAACGAAGAAAAAACTCAGCATTGGGAATACCTCACAGGTCAGCCTACTTGATAATATCGCCATGTTCACTTTTGATAAAGAAGTCCCACTGTTTGATGTTTTCGAGAATATCGCTAAGAATTACGAGTATAAAGAAACCATTTCGCACAAATCCTCTGATGCCGAACTCCGTGCTTTCATGCTTACCGCACTCCCGGATTATGATACAGACCGTGTCTATGTTTCAGATATCAAAAAACTGGCGCAGTGGTATAACATCTTGAGCAAAGCTGGCTACATTACACCAGAAAGTTTCGTAAAAGCTGAAGAAACTACCGAAGAGAAACAGGAAGAGCCTATAGCCACTGAAAAAAAGGAAACTAAGAAAGCCGCTCCCAAAACTGAAAAAGCTGCCACGCCAAAAGTAAAAGCTACTGCAGCCAAAGCAGCACCTAAAAGCACTCCACGCAAGATGGGTTAA
- a CDS encoding RsmB/NOP family class I SAM-dependent RNA methyltransferase: protein MELIHRNLLIGIHDALHETFFEDRKYADKVIERLLKANRKWGSEDRKVVSQIFYDIIRWKKRLEYYMGEGAKPNNIYKMILAYCLWTKTHYKKFEEFDGIKIADILNKLKKNTVPTKAIEHSVPEWLASTLEKELGPTWEREMIALNEQAPTILRANTLKTTAKELISDLKDENVESFAIPNYPDAVQLEEKKNVFLTSAFKDGLFEVQDASSQKIGELLDVHEGMRVVDACAGAGGKTLHLAALMGNKGQIIALDIFNWKLAELKRRAKRAGAHNIEARLIDDNKVIKRLHGKADRVLIDAPCSGLGVLKRNPDSKWKIDQDFIDRIKEEQQQILQDYSKMLKVGGKMVYATCSILPSENNEQVETFLQNNPQYKLLREERIMPSEGFDGFYMALLERKS, encoded by the coding sequence ATGGAACTTATACACCGAAACTTACTGATAGGAATACACGATGCCCTGCACGAAACTTTCTTTGAAGACCGCAAATATGCCGACAAAGTAATCGAGCGGCTGCTGAAAGCCAACCGCAAATGGGGCAGCGAAGACCGAAAGGTAGTTTCGCAGATTTTCTACGACATCATCCGCTGGAAAAAACGCCTCGAATATTACATGGGCGAAGGCGCAAAGCCCAACAATATTTACAAGATGATACTCGCCTATTGCCTGTGGACCAAAACCCATTACAAGAAATTCGAGGAATTTGACGGAATAAAGATTGCCGATATTTTAAATAAACTCAAGAAGAACACGGTTCCTACAAAAGCCATCGAACATTCCGTTCCCGAATGGCTTGCCAGTACGCTCGAAAAAGAACTTGGCCCTACTTGGGAGCGCGAGATGATTGCCCTCAATGAGCAGGCACCCACCATTCTGCGTGCAAATACTTTAAAAACTACCGCAAAAGAGTTGATTTCGGATTTGAAAGATGAAAACGTAGAAAGTTTTGCCATCCCAAATTATCCTGACGCCGTACAGCTCGAAGAGAAAAAGAATGTCTTTCTTACCTCAGCCTTCAAAGATGGTCTTTTTGAGGTGCAGGACGCGTCATCACAAAAAATTGGCGAATTGCTGGATGTACATGAAGGTATGCGTGTGGTAGACGCCTGCGCGGGAGCCGGTGGAAAAACCCTGCATTTGGCAGCGCTGATGGGAAATAAAGGGCAAATCATCGCTTTGGACATTTTCAACTGGAAACTTGCCGAACTAAAAAGACGCGCAAAGCGCGCTGGCGCTCACAATATCGAAGCCCGACTGATTGATGATAACAAAGTCATCAAAAGGCTTCATGGCAAAGCCGACCGTGTGCTCATCGACGCACCATGCTCAGGTCTTGGCGTGCTGAAAAGAAATCCTGACTCTAAATGGAAGATCGATCAAGATTTTATCGACAGAATAAAGGAAGAACAACAGCAAATTCTGCAAGATTATAGTAAGATGCTTAAAGTAGGCGGGAAAATGGTGTACGCCACCTGCTCAATCCTACCAAGCGAGAATAATGAACAGGTAGAAACTTTCCTTCAGAACAATCCCCAATATAAGTTATTGCGTGAAGAGCGTATTATGCCAAGTGAAGGCTTTGATGGGTTTTATATGGCACTCCTCGAACGGAAATCTTAA
- the asnB gene encoding asparagine synthase B → MCGIVCLFDARQNTETLRPQILEMSKKIRHRGPDWSGIYQDKNVIFSHERLAIVDPTSGKQPLYTKDGKVVLAVNGEIYNHQEIRKEFPDYEFLTQSDCEVILALYRRDGKNFLEKLNGIFAFALYDSENGVYLVGRDHMGICPLYHGWDRSGNYYVASELKALEGVCKTIETFLPGHFLYSEDGYDLQKWYHRDWEDFENVKGNTTDISAIRESLEAAVHRQLMSDVPYGVLLSGGLDSSIIAAVTAKYARNRIESGDTQEAWYPRLHSFAVGLEGSPDLEAARKAADHIGSIHHEVHFTVQEGLDAVRDVIYHLETYDVTTVRASTPMYLLARVIKSMGIKMVLSGEGSDELFGGYLYFHKAPNAREFHEETVRKLSKLHLYDCLRANKALMSWGIEGRVPFLDKEFIDTAMSVNPKDKMIDKTKGKMEKWVLRKAFEDLLPESIAWRQKEQFSDGVGYSWIDSLKECAEKEVSNEMMANAKFRFPLNTPQNKEEYRYRTIFEEHFPSETAAATVPSVPSVACSTPIALEWDEAFKKMNDPSGRAVISVHEDSY, encoded by the coding sequence ATGTGTGGAATTGTATGCTTATTTGATGCCCGACAGAATACTGAGACGCTGCGGCCGCAGATACTCGAAATGTCGAAAAAAATCCGCCACCGCGGCCCGGACTGGAGTGGGATATACCAGGATAAAAATGTAATCTTTTCGCACGAGCGCCTGGCTATCGTAGATCCCACATCGGGCAAACAGCCTCTTTACACGAAAGATGGCAAAGTGGTACTCGCTGTAAACGGCGAAATCTATAACCATCAGGAAATCCGTAAAGAATTTCCCGATTACGAGTTCCTTACCCAATCCGATTGCGAAGTAATACTCGCATTATACCGCCGCGATGGTAAAAATTTCCTAGAAAAACTGAACGGTATCTTTGCTTTTGCATTATACGATTCCGAAAACGGCGTTTACCTCGTAGGCAGAGACCACATGGGGATTTGCCCGCTGTACCACGGTTGGGACCGCAGCGGCAACTATTATGTAGCGTCAGAACTTAAAGCTCTGGAAGGTGTCTGTAAAACAATCGAAACTTTTCTGCCAGGACATTTTCTGTACAGCGAAGATGGATATGATCTACAGAAATGGTATCACCGTGACTGGGAAGATTTTGAGAACGTAAAAGGTAACACGACCGATATTTCAGCCATTCGCGAAAGCTTGGAAGCGGCAGTGCACCGCCAGTTGATGAGCGATGTCCCTTATGGCGTACTGCTTTCCGGCGGTTTGGACTCTTCGATAATCGCGGCTGTAACCGCAAAATATGCCCGTAACAGGATTGAGAGCGGCGACACGCAGGAAGCCTGGTACCCGCGCCTGCACAGTTTTGCCGTAGGCTTAGAAGGCAGCCCCGATCTGGAAGCGGCAAGAAAAGCGGCAGATCATATAGGATCTATCCATCATGAAGTACATTTTACCGTTCAGGAGGGACTGGATGCGGTGCGCGATGTCATTTATCATCTGGAGACTTATGATGTAACCACTGTCCGGGCCTCTACACCCATGTATCTCTTAGCACGGGTCATCAAATCCATGGGTATCAAGATGGTACTTTCGGGCGAAGGCAGTGACGAACTGTTTGGTGGTTATCTTTATTTCCATAAAGCACCCAACGCCCGCGAATTTCATGAAGAAACGGTAAGAAAACTCAGCAAACTCCATTTATATGATTGCCTGCGAGCCAACAAAGCCCTGATGAGTTGGGGAATTGAGGGGCGTGTACCTTTTCTTGACAAAGAATTTATAGACACCGCCATGTCTGTAAATCCTAAAGACAAAATGATTGATAAGACCAAAGGCAAAATGGAGAAATGGGTGCTTAGAAAAGCCTTCGAAGATCTTTTGCCAGAATCTATCGCGTGGCGGCAAAAAGAACAGTTCTCTGACGGTGTGGGTTACTCATGGATTGATTCGTTAAAAGAATGTGCTGAAAAAGAAGTAAGTAATGAGATGATGGCTAACGCAAAATTCCGTTTCCCGCTCAATACACCACAGAATAAGGAGGAATACCGCTATCGCACCATCTTCGAGGAACATTTCCCAAGTGAGACTGCCGCAGCCACAGTACCATCAGTACCGTCTGTTGCTTGTTCAACACCCATCGCCCTGGAATGGGATGAAGCCTTCAAGAAAATGAATGACCCCAGTGGGCGGGCGGTTATCAGTGTACATGAAGACAGTTATTAG